A genome region from Natronobeatus ordinarius includes the following:
- a CDS encoding 1,4-dihydroxy-2-naphthoyl-CoA synthase, protein MVSELFDEDRWEPVDELEFRDITYHRAVDSGTVRIAFDRPAVRNAFRPGTVDELYDALDHAKRQTDVGCVLLTGNGPSPKDGGWAFCSGGDQTIRGDAGYEYEGDEKRASEQGRLHILEVQRLIRHIPKVVVCVVPGWAVGGGHSLHVVCDLTIASEEHAKFLQTDPDVGSYDAGFGSAYLARQVGQKKAREVFFLGKTYAAEEAAEMGMVNEVVPHEELEERALEWGEEINAKSPNAMRMLKYAFNMADDGFVGQQVFAGEATRLGYMTDEAKEGRDAFVEGRDPDFSAFPWHY, encoded by the coding sequence ATGGTTTCAGAACTCTTCGACGAGGATCGGTGGGAGCCGGTCGATGAACTCGAGTTCCGCGATATCACCTACCACCGGGCGGTCGACTCCGGCACCGTCCGGATCGCGTTCGATCGCCCCGCGGTGCGAAACGCCTTCCGGCCGGGAACCGTCGACGAGCTGTACGACGCGCTCGACCACGCCAAACGCCAGACCGACGTCGGCTGCGTCCTCCTGACGGGCAACGGCCCGTCGCCGAAAGACGGCGGCTGGGCGTTCTGTTCCGGCGGCGACCAGACCATCAGGGGGGATGCGGGCTACGAGTACGAAGGCGACGAGAAACGGGCGTCCGAACAGGGGCGCCTGCACATCTTAGAGGTCCAGCGACTCATCCGCCACATCCCGAAGGTCGTCGTCTGCGTCGTCCCCGGCTGGGCCGTCGGCGGCGGCCACTCGCTGCACGTCGTCTGTGACCTCACCATCGCGAGCGAAGAACACGCCAAGTTCCTCCAGACCGACCCCGACGTCGGCAGCTACGACGCCGGCTTCGGCTCTGCGTATCTCGCCCGCCAGGTCGGCCAGAAGAAGGCTCGAGAAGTCTTCTTCCTCGGGAAGACCTACGCCGCCGAGGAGGCCGCCGAGATGGGGATGGTCAACGAAGTCGTCCCCCACGAGGAACTCGAGGAGCGCGCCCTCGAGTGGGGCGAGGAGATCAACGCGAAGAGCCCGAACGCGATGCGGATGCTCAAGTACGCGTTCAACATGGCCGACGACGGCTTCGTCGGCCAGCAGGTGTTCGCGGGCGAGGCCACCCGGCTGGGATACATGACCGACGAGGCGAAGGAGGGCCGAGACGCCTTCGTGGAAGGGCGCGACCCGGACTTCTCGGCGTTCCCCTGGCACTACTGA
- a CDS encoding DUF7344 domain-containing protein — protein MSLGPHTEKQIQLLVEAHNRTILDVLDETDPPLHVTELADRLVSRNVTVVNAETYDKQVDRTTIRLHHEQLPKLDEAGLVAYDREEHLVTPRAVTPPDVDWQHWAGLDDVVAHLSASHDGEGNSIGVIQGRESIIQYECQLSDGAAEELFTMYVSTDLFEDECVRRAKNAIARGVTIYVGSQNEAVREVSREHLPEATIWVPQLDWLNTPTYPRIGRLVLVDRRSVVLAILEEPPSSEAPPEETALVGTGEDNPLVVLVRELLGPRLDHLDHQSDRFLSEFPSNND, from the coding sequence ATGTCTCTCGGTCCACATACTGAAAAACAGATCCAGCTTCTCGTCGAGGCTCACAATCGTACCATCCTGGACGTCCTTGACGAGACGGATCCTCCCCTTCACGTTACGGAGTTGGCGGACCGGTTGGTGTCCCGTAACGTGACAGTGGTCAACGCCGAAACGTACGACAAGCAGGTCGATCGAACGACCATCAGACTCCACCACGAACAGCTCCCGAAACTGGATGAGGCGGGGCTCGTTGCGTACGACCGCGAGGAACATCTCGTTACTCCTCGAGCGGTGACGCCGCCCGACGTAGACTGGCAACACTGGGCGGGACTCGACGACGTTGTCGCACACCTCTCGGCCAGTCACGATGGTGAGGGGAATTCGATCGGGGTGATCCAGGGACGTGAGTCGATCATCCAGTACGAGTGTCAGCTCAGTGATGGTGCGGCGGAGGAGCTGTTCACGATGTACGTCAGCACCGATCTCTTCGAAGACGAGTGCGTTCGGCGGGCGAAGAACGCAATCGCTCGAGGAGTGACGATATACGTCGGTTCGCAGAACGAGGCGGTCCGGGAGGTCAGTCGAGAACACTTACCGGAAGCGACCATCTGGGTGCCCCAACTCGACTGGTTGAACACGCCGACGTATCCGCGGATCGGCCGACTCGTCCTCGTGGATCGACGGAGCGTCGTGCTCGCTATTCTCGAGGAACCGCCGTCCAGCGAAGCACCCCCCGAGGAGACGGCTCTCGTCGGTACCGGCGAGGACAACCCGCTCGTCGTCCTCGTTCGTGAGTTGCTCGGCCCGCGGCTTGACCACCTCGACCACCAGAGCGACAGGTTCCTCTCCGAATTCCCTTCCAACAATGACTGA
- a CDS encoding HalOD1 output domain-containing protein: protein MTDDTSSDGHGPDVSPPDSSIVYENDEGVRPSEAVVRAVASVTNTAVLDLDPLYDVIDPDHLDGICNRTDHSNAREERSITFRFNGCLVTVNQQTVHVQTAVDRATDG from the coding sequence ATGACTGACGACACCAGCAGCGACGGGCACGGCCCCGACGTCTCGCCACCGGATTCGAGCATCGTCTACGAGAACGACGAGGGAGTGCGTCCCAGCGAAGCCGTCGTCCGTGCCGTCGCATCGGTGACCAACACGGCAGTGCTCGATCTCGACCCGTTGTATGACGTCATCGATCCCGACCATCTCGATGGGATCTGCAACCGTACGGACCATAGCAACGCCCGCGAGGAGCGGTCGATTACGTTCCGTTTCAATGGGTGTCTGGTTACGGTGAACCAGCAGACGGTTCACGTTCAAACGGCGGTTGATCGAGCGACCGACGGGTGA